A genomic window from Nicotiana sylvestris chromosome 11, ASM39365v2, whole genome shotgun sequence includes:
- the LOC138880808 gene encoding uncharacterized protein encodes MVEKRCDAYLAYVRGVSVDTPVVDSVPIVRDFPDVFLADLPSMPPDRDIDFDIDLLPSTQPISIPPYRIMAVVWDGRVTSCPRRGRGLGVGMGGKIGKGHKGACRLRIRSWNKGTLTVVQGEVEVKKAAYLKLVGSKCEVERSPNRERYKVARKEAKLAVTEAKTVVFCRLYKDLGAKDGEKKLFRLAKARGRKARDLDQDEEDVGRVEVEYCGSVVQKQRDKKKDLHMVFIDMEKAYDKVPREVLWRCLEAKGVLVAYIREIKNMYDGAKTRVMTVGGDSGHFLVVMGLHQGFALSPFLFALVMDALTHHVQGEVPWCMIFADDTVLIEETRSGVNERLEVWRQALESKGFKLSRMKTEYLEFKFSAEPREMGIDVRLGSQVISKRGSFKYLRSVIHGDGEIDEDVTHRIAVGG; translated from the exons ATGGTGGAGAAGAGGTGTGATGCGTATCTGGCCTATGTGAGAGgtgttagtgttgatacccctgtagttgattcagtcccaatagtacgggactttcctgatgtgtttctagctgatcttccgagtatgccacccgacagagatattgattttgacaTTGATCTTTTGCCGAgcacccaacccatttctattcctccgtatc GTATAATGGCTGTAGTCTGGGATGGTAGAGTAACGTCATGTCCTCGGAGAGGCCGGGGGTTGGGGGTTGGGATGGGAGGCAAAATAGGTAAGGGGCACAAGGGTGCCTGTAGGTTGAGAATTAGGTCATGGAACAAAGGTACATTGACGG TGGTCCAAGGTGAAGTGGAAGTGAAAAAGGCGGCATACCTGAAGTTAGTAGGGAGCAAATGCGAGGTTGAGAGGAGTCCGAATAGGGAGAGGTATAAAGTAGCTAGAAAGGAGGCGAAACTggcggtcacggaggctaagactGTGGTTTTTTGTCGTCTGTACAAGGATCTAGGGGCCAAAgatggggagaagaagttattccggctGGCTAAGGCGAGGGGGAGGAAGGCTCGGGATCTGGATCAA GATGAAGAGGATGTCGGACGAGTGGAGGTGGAGTATTGTGGTTCCGTTGTACAAAAACAAAG ggataagaagaaagatctgcacatggtgtttattgatatggagaaagcatatgacaaggttcctagagaggTTCTTTGGAGATGTCTAGAGGCGAAAGGTGTGCTGGTTGCTTACATTAGGGAGATTAAgaacatgtatgatggagctaagactaggGTTATGACAGTGGGAGGTGACTCTGGGCATTTTCTggttgttatggggttacaccaaggattTGCGCTCAGCCCATTCTTATTTGctctggtgatggatgcactgacacaCCATGTTCAAGGAGAGGTACCATGGTGTATGATATTCGCTGATGACACTGTTCTAATTGAGGAGACGCGGAGTGGCGTTAATGAGAGGCTGGAGGTCTGGAGACAGGCCCTTGAGTcaaagggtttcaagttgagcaggatgAAGACGGAATATCTTGAGTTCAAGTTCAGTGCCGAGCCGAGGGAAATGGGCATCGACGTGAGGCTTGgatcgcaggtcatttccaagaGAGGCAGTTTCAAGTACCTTAGATCAGTTATCCATGGGGATGgggagatcgatgaggatgtcacacaccgtatagcggtcggtggatga